TGGGCGATCAGAACGGCAACAACTGAAGGCCGCTGTGGGGGATCCGGCGACCCGTGTGCAAGAAGCGGACGAGAAATGGGCAGAAGCCAGCCTCTATGCGATCCGTGCGGACACCGCGACGCGAATCTGCTCTGGTGCTGACCGCCTGGCAGCTTTCGGCACAATCTCTGCGAACATAGATCGTTTCAAACGGGCCATTGGCAATTCGTTTCACTACTTACGAGGCTGGGCATGCACAGCACTGTCAGCGCAACATAACTTCCCTTTGGAATCAGGACTATTTGACCTTGTGATCGTTGATGAAGCCAGCCAGTGCAGCCTGGCAGCCGTACTGCCCCTGGCATACCGCGCCAGACGTTTGGCTGTGGTGGGAGATCCATACCAACTGAATCCGATCATTTCCCTCAGCGATGGGCTCTTACAAGAAATCGCCACACAAACGGGATTCAACAACGACGATCTGCGCAAGCGTGGCATTCATCACAAGGACGGCTCGGCCTATTCCGCGTTCGAGTTTGCAGCAAGACCCCAAATACCAGTTCTTCTCAATGAGCACTACCGCTGCCACCCACACATCGCTCGTTGGTTCAACAAAACGTTCTACAGGGGTGAACTCACCATACTAACGGACATCTCCGATACGGCTCATCGTGACCGTGCCATCTCCTGGTGCGATGTCGAGGGTACTGTAGAACGGCCCGCTTCTGGAAGTTGGCTAAACCGATCCGAGGCGGAACAAACGGTAAAACAAATTCAGGGCGTAATCGAGTCTGGTTACAAGACCGTCGGCGTGGTAACTCCATTCGCCGCGCAGTCGCAACTCATCGATTGGCTCGCGAAAAGACAATTCGGCCAAGATTTTCTGTCCGACATCGGTTTTGTGAGCGGAACCGCACATCGCTTACAAGGAGATGAGCGTGAGGCAATCGTTCTTTCTTCCGTGCTTTCTCCCGGTATGTCCAAGAGCGGCATCCGTTGGGTAGAAAAAGAGAGAAACCTCCTGAACGTGGCTGTGAGCCGTGCTCGTCGAGCGCTGATCGTTCTTGGACACCCGCTCATAGGAGATTTGGGGAGTCCAACTCTGGCCTCTCTGCGTGTCTATCTGTGCGATGAGATTGCCCAGAATGAAGGTGTTGCTCAACCCTCAGCCGATTTTCGCACGGACAGCAGATCTGAGCAACTCCTGCTTGACGCCATGCAGATCAGGGATCTCTTACCCTATGCTAAGCTCAATTTGGAGGGGTATGAGTTGGACTTTGCAATACTGGAACAGGGAATCAAGCTAAACATCGAGGTTGACGGCGATCAGCATTCCGACGCGAGAGGCCGACAACGGCGCCAGGACATCGCCCGAGATCGCGTCTTATCCAATCTCGGTTGGACAGTTTTGCGGGTAGCGGCGTGGCGATGCCACGAAGAAATTGACTCAGTGATTGAAGAAATCAGAAAAGCGAGGGACCGACTGCTTGATGGAGCCCTTCGCTCGACGTTTTAGCGCGTACCTCCATAGCAACTACCCTCGGAGTTACGCTCCACTACTTCCATCTGCAATCAATAACGATAGACTGGACTGCACTCCCGTTGTTTTGCTCCTTTTCGGCTTGCTTCTTTAGGTCCGC
This sequence is a window from Gemmatimonadota bacterium. Protein-coding genes within it:
- a CDS encoding AAA domain-containing protein, which gives rise to MAEASGYTVALREELRQLQTRKDWATTAAASLIPDSFAQKENNRPPSEPLAAPLVCNQSQEETLERLRREPLTIVTGPPGTGKTQLVVNAVTNAWLDGDKVLVTSTNNAAVDVAVDRAEEDVCNGLLVRTGNRDVREQVPDRIIVASYQAETHDGNQAAARAQLKRVATERTRLMKKLTRLDELDEELLRVVEEQEELRPALKETALTLWPTASLPELPISSHEIEIRSRRLLRTWFFRRFRARRLRRRLDCLETAPLEQLANWARMDQRMAKLTSQLEIGRSERQQLKAAVGDPATRVQEADEKWAEASLYAIRADTATRICSGADRLAAFGTISANIDRFKRAIGNSFHYLRGWACTALSAQHNFPLESGLFDLVIVDEASQCSLAAVLPLAYRARRLAVVGDPYQLNPIISLSDGLLQEIATQTGFNNDDLRKRGIHHKDGSAYSAFEFAARPQIPVLLNEHYRCHPHIARWFNKTFYRGELTILTDISDTAHRDRAISWCDVEGTVERPASGSWLNRSEAEQTVKQIQGVIESGYKTVGVVTPFAAQSQLIDWLAKRQFGQDFLSDIGFVSGTAHRLQGDEREAIVLSSVLSPGMSKSGIRWVEKERNLLNVAVSRARRALIVLGHPLIGDLGSPTLASLRVYLCDEIAQNEGVAQPSADFRTDSRSEQLLLDAMQIRDLLPYAKLNLEGYELDFAILEQGIKLNIEVDGDQHSDARGRQRRQDIARDRVLSNLGWTVLRVAAWRCHEEIDSVIEEIRKARDRLLDGALRSTF